CGCCGCTCCAAAAAACGAGAGCAGGGGCAGTGGACCCGATCCAACGACGCCAACGGTGACGCCCCGTCGAACGCCCGTGTGGCGCAGAAAGTTTCCGGCCTTCCAGGACGAGGTGCGAAGCCAGTGGGCATCGTATGTTCGGCCGGTTCCGTCCTCGAGTGCCAGCCGCTCACTCCGCCGCTCGCGTTCGAAACACGCAGCCAGCGTCTCCATACCCGTCTTACTCACCACGATTACAAAAGCGCCGCCACTTCCGCGTCGGCTCGAGGGTCCAGGAATTAGAAGTTCGAAGGTAGAGGTTCGAAGTTTGAGATTCGAAAACTAGAACCTAGAAACTCCGCTTGATCTTCTCGAAGAACCCCTCGCTCACGTCGATCTCCTCACCGCCGGCCTCGGCAAACGCCTCGAGCGCCTCCCGCTGCTCGTCATTGAGTGACTCCGGCGTGACAATCTGCGCGCGCACGTAGAGGTCCCCCTGGCCGTACCGTCGCAGGCGCGGCATTCCCTTCCCCTCCAGGCGGAACGTCTCGCCGCTCTGGGTTCCCTTCGGCACCTCGAACTCGACGGATCCCTCAAGCGTCGGTACCTGGACGGTGTCGCCGAAGGTGGCCTGCGGGAACGAGATCGGTAGCCGATAGTGGAGGTCGTCGCCCTCGCGTTCGAACTCGGGGTGGTCGACGATCGAGATGTCGATCAGCAGGTCTCCGTGGGGTCCACGGTTCGGACTCGGGGCCCCCTCGCCCTCCATCCGGAGGGTCTGGCCGTCGTCGATGCCCGCCGGAATCTCGACGGACAGCGAGGCTTCGTTGCGCACGTACCCCTCCCCGCGACAGTCGTCACAGGTTTCGGAGTACAGCGTGCCTTCGCCCTCACACCGACGGCAGGTCGTCGTCTGCTGGACCCGGCCGAGCGGCGTCTGCTGGACCTGGGTCACCTGGCCGCGACCCTGACACTCCGGACAGGTCGACGCCTCGGCCTCGGGCGGATGGCCCTCGCCGTCGCAGGTCTCACACGCTTCCGGGCGCTCGACTGTGAACTGCTTTTTGACGCCCTCGAACGCCTCCTCGAGATCGATCTCGAGGCCCGTCCGGAGGTCCCGGCCCTTGCGGGGCCGATTGCGACCGCGGCCGCGGCCACCGCCGCCGCCGAAGACCTGCTCGAAGATGTCGCCGAGGCCGCCGCCCATTCCACCACCCATACCGCCCATGCCGCCGAACGGATCTCCGCCCATTCCACCCGGGCCGCCACCGCCGGCGTCGAACCCGTGTTTCTCGGCCTGTTCGAATCGGTCGTGGCCCATCCGGTCGTAGGCCTGGCGCTTCTCCTCGTCGGTGAGCACCTTCTTCGCCTTCTGGATCTTCTTGAACTTCTCTTCGGCGTCCGGATCGTCGCTGACGTCCGGATGGTACTCCGTGGCCTTCTTCCGGTACGCCTTCTTGACCTCCTCGGCAGAGGCATCCTGGCTCACGCCGAGCACGTCGTAGAAGTCCTCACTCATTCGTTATCCACTGGTATACCGTTGAGACACTTGAAACGACCGTTCTGCGTTCACTACTCGAGTGAGGGTAACGTCGTGAGAGCGAACCGGCAAGGGCTCGAACTCGAGTCTCCCGACTTCGGATCGAGTTTCCCAATCTTCGGATCGAGTCTTTCAACTCTTTAATTGAACCACCTACCTTCCAGGCCGAGCCTCAGCCCTCAGACGGCGCCCGGGAGCCGCTCTCTCTCAGGCACGTAATCAGGCACGTAACTAAGCTCGTAATCAGGCACGTAACTAAGCTCGTAATCAGGCACGTAACCAGGCTCGTAACGGACGCAAGTACTGGGCTGACGAACACCGATTCGCATCGTCCTCGACAGCGAAAATCAGCGCGTTGACGACGGCCGATTCAGCGTTGTTCCCCGTTACTCGTCGTTGTCTTCGTCGACGTCTTCGTCAACGTCTTCGAAGTCAGCGTCGACGAACTCTTCGCCCTCGTCGTCACCGGCCGCACCGTCGGGGCCGGGGTTCGGGCCGCCGCCCATACCCGCGCCGGCTCCAGCGGCGCCCGCACCGCCTGCGCCACCCGCGCCACCGGCACCCGCCGCAGCCGCCTCCTGGTAAATCTGCTTGCCGATCTCCTGAAGCTCCGTGCTCAAGTCTTCGGTCGCCGATTCGATCGCCTCGGCGTCGGCGTCCGAATCGTCGATCGTTTCCTCGAGGTCGTCTACCGCGGCCTCGATGCTCTCGCGGAGGTCGTCGTCGACGTCGTCGTTCTCCTCGAGGAGCGTTTCCGCGCGCTGGATCGTCGCTTCGGCCGTGTTCCGGGCCTCGATACGGTCGCGACGCTGCTTGTCCTCCTCGGCGTGTTCCTCGGCCTCGCGCTGCATGCGATCGATCTCGGCGTCGGAGAGTCCCGCGCCGCCCTCGATGGTAATCTCCTCGCTGGTCCCGGTGCCCTTGTCCTCGGCGCTCACGTTGACGATGCCGTTCTCGTCGATGGAGAACGTGACCTCGATCTGTGGCGTTCCCGCGGGTGCGGGCGGGATGCCGGTCAGGTGGAACTCGCCGAGCATTTCGTTCTTGTTCGCGAGTTCGCGCTCACCCTGGAAGACCCTCACCTGGACGGACGTCTGGTTGTCCGCCGCGGTCGTGAAGATCTTCGACTCCTCGGTCGGGATCGTCGTGTTCTTCTCGATGAGGCGTTCGAAGAGGCCGCCCTTGACCTCGATCCCCAAGCTCAGGGGAGTGACGTCCAGGAGGACGATGTCGTCGACCTCGCCGCCCAGGACGCCACCCTGGATCGCCGCGCCCAGCGCGACGGCCTCGTCGGGGTTGACGTTCTTCTGGGGCGCCTCGCCGATCAGTTCCTCGACCTGCTCGCTAACCTGGGGCATCCGGGTCGAACCGCCGACCAGAATGACCTCGTCGATGTCCTCCTTCTCGTAGCCCGCGTCCTGGAGGGCCTGTTCGGTCGGTTCGACGGTTCGCCCGATCAGGTCCGAGGTGAGTGATTCGAACTTCGCACGCGTGAGGGACTTCTCCAGGTGGATCGGGCCGTCGTCGGTGGCCGTGATGAACGGGAGGTTGATCTCGGTCTCCTTTCGCGAGGAGAGTTCGATCTTTGCCTCCTCGGCTGCGTCCTTGAGCCGCTGGAGGGCCTGTCGGTCCTCGCGGAGGTCCATACCGTGTTCGTCCTCGAACTCCTCGGCCAGCCAGTCGATGATCGAGTGGTCCCAGTCGTCGCCACCGAGGTCGTTGTCCCCGTTGGTCGCGACGACCTCGTAGACGCCCCCACCCAGGTCGAGGATGGAGACGTCGAAAGTGCCGCCACCGAGGTCGTAGACGAGTACCGTCTGGTCGGAGTCGTCGTCGAGACCGTAGGCCATCGACGCTGCCGTCGGCTCGTTGATGATGCGCTCGACGTCGAAACCGGCAATTTCGCCTGCGTCTTTGGTCGCCTGGCGCTGGGTGTCGGAGAAGTACGCCGGGACCGTAATGACGGCCTTCTCGACGTCGTCACCGAGGTACTCCTCGGCGTCGCGCTTGATCTTCTGGAGGATCATCGCCGAGATCTGCTGGGGCGTGTACTCCTCGCCCTCGATCTCCACGGTGTAGTCCTCCTCGCCCATGTGGCGCTTGATCGACGCGATGGTCTTCTCCGGGTTCTGGATCGCCTGGTTCTTCGCTGGCTTTCCGACGAGGCGCTCGTCGTCGTCAGTGAACGCAACGACGGAGGGCGTCGTTCGGTCGCCCTCCGCGTTGACGATGATCTCCGGATCGCCGCCTTCCATCACCGCGAAGGCGCTGTTCGTCGTTCCGAGGTCGATTCCGAGAATCTTGTTACTCGCCATCTGTTCCCCACTTGTGCGCACTTTGGTTTAAAGGTTACTACACGCCACGAGGTGTCGAATATAATCTCCGTTAAGCCGCAAATTCGCCGGCTGACAGTGGGCTACGAGTAACAGACGGCCGGTAAAACGCCGTCGACCTATTCTCGAGAAGATGGTGTTCCTACCAATGAGATAATACTCACCAAACGATTGTCAGTGGGTGCTGTAATGCGGATTAGACAGGTTCGTTCGCCACGAGAGAACTACCGCAAGAACAGTCCCATTCTCGTGGAATTATATTCAGAAATCCCGAGTATTTCGGTGCTAATCGCCCGGAGGGACCGTCTACAATAGTTCAGTAGTTTTTGTAAGTATGGCTTAATTAATGGCCACTCATTCACACATCGTTGAATATCAAAACAAATACCCAATTATTGGACGAGAAAGTTTATGTATCATTGGTAATCTCTCCTGACTGTATGGCACGCGACACTCCGGTCGACTCGAGTAGCGATCAGCTACCTGAACGTAACCAGGCCCAAACGGCCGATAGAATCCTCCATCGGCGTTCGTATCTCAAACTCGCCGGCACAACCGCCGGTCTCGTCGCCGGGACGGGAACGGCGGCGGCCGGCGCTGACATCGACGCTGACGTCAACATCGTAGATGCCGGTGCCGATAACTCCGGAAACACGCCGATCAACGCCGTTCTCGAATCCGTTCACGGCAATGGTACGACGATTTACTTCCCACCAGGAGAGTATCGTCTCGATTCCTTTCGGAACGGAGCGAACGACTGGACGTGGTACGGCGAGGACGCGACGTTCGTCGTTCCATCCCACGTCACCGAAGGATACCTCCACCTGACGGGCAACGGCTGGACCATCGATGGCATCGACGTCGATTTGTCCGCTGACGGCGCGGCTCCGGTCAACTTCCTCCACGGCGGCGACTGGACGTTCAGGAACGTCGAGTTCGTCGGGCGGATGAGCGACCCCTCGAGCCGCGCTAACTCGGAGCTCCTCTACCTGGACGCCCACCGCGGCACCCAGGGGCTCGTCGAAAACGTCCGTGCGATGGACGGCTCTGCGGCCGTCGACGAATCGTCAAACCGTGGGGGACTACAAATCGTCGGCTCTGAGGGTGACCTGACGCTGCGAAACGTGGCGGTCTCGGGCTTCGCCAATAACTCGATGTACTTTCACAATATGCCTGGTCACCTGCTGATCGACAACTGCTACCTCGAGGACACGAACACGGGCGTCAGAATCGGCGGGAACACGACGGTGCGGGATACCGTGTTCAACCAGTCGCAAGCTCCGCCAGCGAGGTGGTCCGGTGCGAGCGCGGCACGCGGTATCTGGATCAACTCGAATAGCTCGACTTCGGGCGACATCACCATCGAAGGCTGCGAATTTGTGATGGGCGATCCGAGGGGCGCCCACGCGATATATACGTCGAACTCCCACGAGGGAATCGAGATTCGTGATTGCGTGATCCGCCAGGATAGCGACTTCTACGCCGTTCAGCTCGACGAGGGCGGCTCGGGACGAACGATCATCGATAACGTCTCGATCACCGGCGACTCCTCGAAGGCAGGCATCTACCTCAGTGGTCGGAGCGGCGCCCGACTGCGCAATCTCTGTCTCCAAAAGGCTGGAGACGGCGTCCGCGTTCGGAACTCGAGCGACGTTCGGATCGAGAACTCGACGATCAACGTCACCGGAACGAGCGTGAGCGGAAGCCCGTCCACAAGCGGCATCTCGAACAGCGGGACGTGTCCAGTGCCAGATGGCGACTGGGCACCCGAGGAGACGAGTGACGAAAATAGCGAGAACGACGACGAACGGGAAGAAGCGACGGATCCCGACGGAACCCCGATCCGTCTCGAGGGCGAAGGCGAGTACCAGATCGCCGTCAGCGGCGACATCCAACCGGCGCCTGAGATCGCTCAGTGGGTGACCGAAGGCGAACAGTACGGCGACGGCCAGGTCGACTGGTACCTCACCGGCTCCTGGACCGAGTGGTACTTCACCGGCGAGGTCGAAGCATTCGAACTCGAGAACGTCGAGGAGATCAGTGTTTACCTCGATGGAGAGGAGGTCGACCCGGATGCTCTCGGAGCGTCTAACGACGCCGAACCGGCGGAGAAGACTCTCCGACTCGAGGGCGAGTGCGACTACCTGATCGCCGTCAGCGGCGACATCCGCCCGGACGAGAAGATCGCTCAGTGGGTGACCGAGGGCGAACAGTACGGCGACGGCCAGGTCGACTGGTACCTCACCGGCTCCTGGACCGAGTGGCACTACACTGGCGAAATCGAGACGTTCGAGGTCGACTCGACCGACGACCTCCGGGTCTTCGTCGACGGCGAGACGGTTGACCCCAACAGTCTGGACACGTCGAGTCGGGCGGACGCGGAGTCCGTGTTGCGACTCGAGGGAACTACAGAATACTTCGTCGAAGTGAGCGGCGACATCCGCCCAGACGAGAAGATCGCTCAGTGGGTGACCGAGGGCGAGCAGTACGGCGATGGGCAGGTCGACTGGTATCTCACCGAATCCTGGACCCAGTGGTACTTCACTGGCGACATCGAAACGTTCGAAGTGAGCTCCACCGACGACCTTCGAATTTTCGTCGACGGGATCGAAGTGAACACGAACTCGCTGTAACCGCTGCATTGGTACCCGAACGTTCCTTCTGTCCTTCGAATCGCTCTGTGAAATCCCCGAACTCGATTGACACATGATCGACAAGTCGGTGCTATCTCGGTCCTACAGATGCTCGCCCTGTTCGCTATCCTCCAGGCCGTGACCAAGCTCACAAGTAACGGCCTAGACTACCTCGGTCGCGCGCACTCTCGAGCCCTCGTCAAGGGATTAACCGCCATCCTAAATGTCGGCCTCAACGTTCTCTTGATTCCGACGATGGGCGTCGTTGGCGCCGCAATCGCCACCATCATTACGTACTCGATGTATACTCTCGCCAACGTCTACATCATCCACCAGGAGTTCTCACTCCGTGTGGGTTTCCTGGCTCGGCGACTCGCCGCCATTTGCGCTATCACCAGCGTCATGGCGATAGTCGTCTTCGCCGTCACCGACTACATCACCTCGATTCCGTCACTCCTCCTCGCTGTCGCCCTCGGCGTGGCCGTCTGGGCGGTGCTCTCGGTGGCGACCGGATTACTCGATATCGCCGACGTTCGCTCGAATCTGCAGCATTCCTGAAATCGTCCCGGAATCGATCGTTCCCGGCCACCGCCAGCTCTCGAGCGCCCATGACACTCTAGTGTGATTTGAACAGTTGTCGCTCGATCGTGCGCCGTATCTCTCGAAATCTATACTCCTCGAATTATCGGGCTCGAGGCGGGCCGGGTGCGATTTGAACCCACGGTCGGCCGTGCTCACTGCGTTGCGCGCGACTTCCCTGCGTTCAAATCACACCGGTTTCGTTACCTGTCGATCACGGGTTTGTTCGTGAGGAGCAAAGCGGGCCGGGCGCGATTTGAACACGCGACCGTCTGATTAAGAGTCAGACGCTCTGCCTAACTGAGCTACCGGCCCTATGCATTCGAGTTTTTGCCCGTCGCTCAAATAGGTTTCCTTTAGAAGGCAATGTGGCACGCACGAACACGCCGTCGGCCGGACAGTGCAACGACAACCGTAACCGTCTTCGGGAACGTTAAGTACAGTCGGTTCAACCGGACTGTCACATGAGTACGGGGGTTACAATTTCGTCGATCTCGGACTACGCGATCCTCGGGTGCGGGAGCGTCGGCTACGCCGTCGCCGAGGAACTCGCCGAACAGGGAAAAGACGTCCTGATCATCGATCGCGACGAAAACCGCGTCGAGTCCCTCCGCGACCAGGACCTCGACGCCAGAACCGCCGACATCCGCGAGGTCGAGGCCGCCGAACTCGTCGCCGACCGCTCAGTCGTCCTCATCCTCGCCTCCGACGTCGAGGCCAACAAACAGGCCGTCGAGCGCATCCGCGACACCAACGGCGACCAGTTTATCGTCGCGCGCGCGAGCGATCCCGTCTCCGGCGACGAACTCGCCGACCTCGGGGCCGACATCGTCATCAATCCCTCGACTGTCATCGCCGACTCCGCGCTGCGAGCCCTCGAGTCCGGCGAACTCGAGCACAACGCCGCAACGCTCGCTGGCCTGCTCGAGGAGACGACCGGCCGGCTGGCGATCGTCACCCAGCCCAGTCCCGACCCCGATTCGATCGCCAGCGGAGCGGCGTTGCAGGCGATTGCAGCCCACCTCGGCATCGAATCCGACATTATCTACCTCGGAGACATCGGCCACCAGGAGAACCGGGCGTTCGTCAACTTGCTCGGCATCGACCTCCTGCAGTGGGACGACGTCCAGGACCAGTCAGTCTACGACACCGTCGCGCTCGTCGACCACACGAGCACCGAGGACCTCGAGCTCGAGGTCGACGTGCTGATCGACCACGCCGAACCCGAAGAGGACATCGAGCCTTTCTTTACCGACATTCGACCCAACATGTCCTCGACCTCGACGATCATGACGAAGTACATCCAGGAGTTCGACATGAACGTCTCCGAGGAAGTGGCGACGGCGCTGCTCTACGGCATCCGGGCCGAAACCCTCGACTTCAAACGCGATACGACGCCCGCGGACCTCACCGCCGCCGCCTACCTCTATCCCTTCGCGAACCACGACACGCTCGAGCAGGTCGAGTCGCCCTCGATGTCGCCCGAGACGCTGGACGTGCTGGCCGAGGCCATCGCGAATCGGGACGTCCAGGGGAGCCACCTCGTCTCGAACGCGGGATTCGTCCGCGACCGGGAGGCGCTGATGCAGGCCGCGAATCACCTCTTGAACCTCGAAGGGGTGACGACGACGGCCGTCTTCGGGGTGGCGGAGGAGACCATATTCCTCGCCGCTCGCTCGAAGGACATCCGAATGAACATCGGGAGTGTTCTGGCCGACGCCTACGGCGAGATCGGCGAGACGGCGGGTCACTCGACGCAGGCCAGCGCGGAGATTCCTCTCGGGATCTTCACGGGAATCGAAATCTCCGACGACACGCGCGAGACGCTCCTGACGCTGACTGAGGAGGCAGTGAAGCGAACGCTGTTCGATGCGATGGGTGTCGAGGGCGAAGGAAACGGGAGTTAGAGCGACGACGGCCCGCTCTCGTCAGGATAGATAGAAGCGGATTCGTGTATTGTGTCCGCGTCAGCGTCCGCGTCCCGCCAGCCTACGCGACCAGTTCGTCTTCTTCCTCGTCCGGTTCCTTGACCCGTTCGACGACGTCGGTCACGAGGATGATGTCGCCGACGGATCGCACCCAACGGTACGGCAGGATGACGCCGCGTGCGGTGTTGACCTCGTCGCCGAAGAGTTCGTAGTTGAGTCCGCCGAGTGCCAGTCCGGTGACGGCTTCGCCGCCGACGTTCAGTCGCAGGTCCTCGACTTCGCCGACGAAGACGCCGTTGTTCGAGTAGACCTCGCGTCCGACGAGCGAGGTAATCTCCTGTGGAGTGTCGTCCATGTACCCACCCATGCACGGCGGACTCTTAATTCTTAGTCAGACAGTCCGGCGTTCGAGTGGGTGTCCGCCGACAAAATCGTTCGATCACTCGATCACTCGATCACTTGATCACTTGATCACTCGATCACCCGATCACTCGATCACTTGAGTTCGCACGACCGACCGAACCGTCGGTCGTTCCCGAACGATTTTGCCGGCGGCCACGAACGAATGCCCATGAAACGAGTGCCCATGAACGACGTTCTCGAGCAGGTTCGCCCCATCGCCAGATCCTACTTCGACGAAGCGGTGGCTCCGGCCCACGACTGGCACCACGTCAGGCGCGTCGAGACGAATGCGCGCCGCCTCGCCGCCGAGCGGACGGACGTCGATCAGGACGTACTACTGTTGGCTGCGGTCCTCCACGACATCGGCCGACCGAAGGAAGATGCGGGCACCATCGACGACCATGCCGAGTGGGGTGCCCGTGAGGCCCGGACGATCCTCGAGTCGCTCGACCAGCCTCCTGAGTCGGTCGACGCCGTCGCCCACTGCATCCGCGCGCATCGCTTCTCGAACGACGTCGACCCCCGGACGACCGAGGCACGCCTCCTCTCGGATGCCGACAACCTGGACGCGCTCGGAGCCATTGGCCTCGCGCGCACGTTCTCCTACGGGGGCGAACTCGGAACGACGATTTACGACTCCTCCCTCCCGCCGGCCGAAGACGATACGCGGGCCGGCGCAACCAGTGTCAATCACGTTTACAAGAAGTTGCTGCGATTGCCCGACCGAATGTACACGCCAGAGGGGCGGGCAGTTGCCGAGGAACGCGCGAAAGTCGTCGATTCGTTCCTCGAGACGCTCGAGTGTGAGGTGAGCAGCGAGCCAGCAGAACGCGAGGTGAGCGAGGTGCCGATAGAACGCGACTCGAGCGAGGAACAAGGAGAGGGAGTGTGAGTCGATGCCCGTCCACGACCTCTCGTACCCGCTCGAGACTGGCATGCCCGTCTATCCGGGCTCGCCGCCGGTCGCGGTCGAACCCGCGGCGACGGTCGAAGACGACGGCTACGCGACCACGGGTCTGTCGTTCGATTCTCACACGGGGACGCACATCGACTCGCCCGCGCACATGCGGTCGGATGGCCCAACGCTCGACGACTTCGACGTGGAGCGGTTCCGATTTAGGGCCGTTCTCGCAGATTGCCGTCCGCTCGAGCCTCGAGAACCGATCGGGGCGGACGACCTCGAGCGGGCGGTGGCTGCCGTTGCGGACGCAGACGTGGACGTGGACGTGGACGTGAACATGAACGTTGACGCAGACACGAACGCGAACGCGGACGTTGAGGCGGATACGGATGCAGACATTGACGCAGGCGCCGATACGGATGCGCACGTTGACGCGACCACGACCGGAGACGAAAACGGAGATCCCGACCTCCTCATCTGCCAAACCGGCTGGGAAACCCACTGGGGAACCGACCGAGCGTTCGACCACCCCTACCTGACCGCGGCGGCCGCCGACTGGCTGGTCGAGCGCACCCTCGACCTCGGCATCGACGCGATGAACGTCGACCCGACGCCGGGAAGCGAACCCGTCCAGGACGAACCCGACAACTACCCCTTCCACCGAACGATGTTCGCCGACGACCGGCTCCTCCTGGAGAACCTCAGGGGGCTCGAGGCGCTTCCCGCCGGCGAGGCGTTCACCGTCCACGCGTATCCGCTCGCGGTCGCGAACGGGGACGGCGCCCCGGTTCGGGCGGTCGCCGTGCTTGGGTGAGGTGGTCGCCGTGCTCGAGTGAGGTGGTCGCCGTGCTCGAGAGCGAGCCGTCGTCTCAGAACGCTTTTCCCCCGATCGGCCCTTGATCGAGGTGATGGCACTTCCCGCCCAGTTCGTGGTCGCCCTCGTCGGCGCTGTTCTCATCGGCGCCGTCACTATCGTCGTCTACCGGGACGCCGACCGCCTCGAGTTCGAGCGTCCGTGGCTGTGGGCCGCCGTTGTGGCCGTTCCGATGCTCTTCGCGCTGTCGCTGCACGTCGTGCTCGGGACCGTCCCGATCCCGGGCCTTCTCGTACTCGTGGTCGCGGGGCTCGCCTTCTACGCGTTCGAACGAGACGACACGGTCCACGGCGACGAGACCGCCGATCCGCACGTCCTCCCTGGCGGGTCGGACGCAGGTAACGGGGCTCCAGCAGGCGGATCCGATACGGATCACGGGAACGGCGAAAGCGATACAGATGCCGGCGAGCGCGACGATGATCGGTGACCGGGCGCCAGCACGGCCGAAGCCCGTCACACCTTTTGCCGGCCAGCACGTACGACACCCATGGAACGAGCGACCGTCGGCGGCGGCTGTTTCTGGTGTATCGAAGCGGCGTATAAGGAACTCGAGGGCATCGAGTCGGTCACGTCGGGATACGCGGGCGGCCACGTCGAGGACCCGAGCTACGAGGCCGTCTGCACGGGCGAGACCGGCCACGCGGAGGTCGTCCAACTCGAGTACGACCCCGACGTGATCGGCTACGACGAAATTCTCGAGATCTTCTTCACCGTCCACGATCCGACGCAGGTGGACCGGCAGGGACCGGACGTTGGTACCCAGTACCGGTCAGCAATCTTCACGCACGACGACGAGCAACGCGAACTCGCGACGGCGTTTATCGAGGAACTCGAGGCCGAGGGCGTCTACGACGACGAAATCGCGACCGAGGTCGAACCGCTCGAGACGTTCTACGAAGCCGAGGCGTACCACCAGGACTATTTCGAGAAGAACCCCACGGACGCCTACTGTCGGATGCACGCTGCGCCCAAAATCGACAAAGTTCGCGAGCAGTTCACCGAGCGCGTGGCCGAGTCGACGCAGTAACGATCGACAGACGGAACCGTTTCGAACCTGGCAACGTCCGAGAGTTATTAGTGCCTCGCCACGAACCACGAGACGAACTGGTGCATGGACGAGTTACTCGCGGCACGAAACGCCCTCCTGGAAGCCCTCCTCGAGACGCCACGGACGAAACCCGAACTCGTCGACGAACTGTCCACGTCCCGATCAACGATCGACCGCGGGATCGCGTCGTTGCTCGAGACCGGGTGTATCGAACGACGTGATTCGGCTTACCTCGCGACCGAAACAGGGCGACTCGCCTGTCGCGCTCGACAGGACTACCTCGCCGTCCTGGAGCAGATCGAACGGGGCGAGCCGATCCTGAAGGAACTCCCCCTCGAGTCGATCGACCTGTCGTTCCTTCGCGAGGCATCGATCGACGTGCCGAGTCCGCAGGCGCCGTGGACGGCCCTCGAGACGACCATGCGGTACGTCCACGAATCGTCGGCGGTGTACGGCACGGCTCCGGTGGTCTTCGACCTCTACTTCGACGAGTTCCTGGAGTCGATCGAGAACGGCGGGTTGTGCGCGGAACTGGTTCTCGATCAGACCCTGTTGTCCTCGCTCGACGACGATCAGCACGACCGGCTTCGGGAGATCATCGACGCGGGCTCCGGTCGGCTGTACACGGCCGCGCTCGAGACGCCGTACGCCATCTGGATCGCAGAAGGTGAGACCGTCGTCGCCGGACTAACGGTGTACTCCGAGAACGGGCTCGCGGGTGTCCTCCGAACCGACGATCCCGAGAGCGTCGCCTGGGTTCGCGAACGGTACCGCGAGCGCCGAGCCGAGTCCGAACTCGTCTGGGACCCCGACTGAGGCCGGTCGATGCGAGGGGACACCGGTCGATGGCACAAACGGTTAGGTCGTGACGGTCCGAGATGGCGCATGGACGGACCAGCGGCTAACGGCGGCGAGAGTCAGGGCGGCCGCGACGCCGAGCGTGAGGGCGACAGCGACGCCGAGCCGGAGACAGGCGCCGACAGCGACAGCGAATGGGAAGCAAGGGCCGACGTCGATAACGAGTCTGACGTCCTCGAGAACACTCCCGGTGGCGGGAACTCCCCCACGGCCCGACCGATCACGCCCGACGCCCCGTCGGAGTTCGGTCTGGTGCAGGTGTGGTGGGGCGACGGCAAGGGAAAGACCACGGCCGCGATGGGACTGGGACTGCGGGCCGCGGGAAACGGCTTTCGGGTCCACATGCTCCAGTTCATGAAGGGCGGCGCCTCGAGCGTCGAGGCCGTCCGCGGCGAGTACAACGCCATCGAGTCCCTCCCCGGGTTCAGCTACGAGAACCTCGGCCACTACGGCTGGCACGGGATGGCCGACGGGAGCGACGACGTCGACCACGAGCGCGAGGCCCGATCTG
This region of Natronosalvus halobius genomic DNA includes:
- the dnaK gene encoding molecular chaperone DnaK, whose amino-acid sequence is MASNKILGIDLGTTNSAFAVMEGGDPEIIVNAEGDRTTPSVVAFTDDDERLVGKPAKNQAIQNPEKTIASIKRHMGEEDYTVEIEGEEYTPQQISAMILQKIKRDAEEYLGDDVEKAVITVPAYFSDTQRQATKDAGEIAGFDVERIINEPTAASMAYGLDDDSDQTVLVYDLGGGTFDVSILDLGGGVYEVVATNGDNDLGGDDWDHSIIDWLAEEFEDEHGMDLREDRQALQRLKDAAEEAKIELSSRKETEINLPFITATDDGPIHLEKSLTRAKFESLTSDLIGRTVEPTEQALQDAGYEKEDIDEVILVGGSTRMPQVSEQVEELIGEAPQKNVNPDEAVALGAAIQGGVLGGEVDDIVLLDVTPLSLGIEVKGGLFERLIEKNTTIPTEESKIFTTAADNQTSVQVRVFQGERELANKNEMLGEFHLTGIPPAPAGTPQIEVTFSIDENGIVNVSAEDKGTGTSEEITIEGGAGLSDAEIDRMQREAEEHAEEDKQRRDRIEARNTAEATIQRAETLLEENDDVDDDLRESIEAAVDDLEETIDDSDADAEAIESATEDLSTELQEIGKQIYQEAAAAGAGGAGGAGGAGAAGAGAGMGGGPNPGPDGAAGDDEGEEFVDADFEDVDEDVDEDNDE
- the dnaJ gene encoding molecular chaperone DnaJ, with the translated sequence MSEDFYDVLGVSQDASAEEVKKAYRKKATEYHPDVSDDPDAEEKFKKIQKAKKVLTDEEKRQAYDRMGHDRFEQAEKHGFDAGGGGPGGMGGDPFGGMGGMGGGMGGGLGDIFEQVFGGGGGRGRGRNRPRKGRDLRTGLEIDLEEAFEGVKKQFTVERPEACETCDGEGHPPEAEASTCPECQGRGQVTQVQQTPLGRVQQTTTCRRCEGEGTLYSETCDDCRGEGYVRNEASLSVEIPAGIDDGQTLRMEGEGAPSPNRGPHGDLLIDISIVDHPEFEREGDDLHYRLPISFPQATFGDTVQVPTLEGSVEFEVPKGTQSGETFRLEGKGMPRLRRYGQGDLYVRAQIVTPESLNDEQREALEAFAEAGGEEIDVSEGFFEKIKRSF
- a CDS encoding right-handed parallel beta-helix repeat-containing protein → MARDTPVDSSSDQLPERNQAQTADRILHRRSYLKLAGTTAGLVAGTGTAAAGADIDADVNIVDAGADNSGNTPINAVLESVHGNGTTIYFPPGEYRLDSFRNGANDWTWYGEDATFVVPSHVTEGYLHLTGNGWTIDGIDVDLSADGAAPVNFLHGGDWTFRNVEFVGRMSDPSSRANSELLYLDAHRGTQGLVENVRAMDGSAAVDESSNRGGLQIVGSEGDLTLRNVAVSGFANNSMYFHNMPGHLLIDNCYLEDTNTGVRIGGNTTVRDTVFNQSQAPPARWSGASAARGIWINSNSSTSGDITIEGCEFVMGDPRGAHAIYTSNSHEGIEIRDCVIRQDSDFYAVQLDEGGSGRTIIDNVSITGDSSKAGIYLSGRSGARLRNLCLQKAGDGVRVRNSSDVRIENSTINVTGTSVSGSPSTSGISNSGTCPVPDGDWAPEETSDENSENDDEREEATDPDGTPIRLEGEGEYQIAVSGDIQPAPEIAQWVTEGEQYGDGQVDWYLTGSWTEWYFTGEVEAFELENVEEISVYLDGEEVDPDALGASNDAEPAEKTLRLEGECDYLIAVSGDIRPDEKIAQWVTEGEQYGDGQVDWYLTGSWTEWHYTGEIETFEVDSTDDLRVFVDGETVDPNSLDTSSRADAESVLRLEGTTEYFVEVSGDIRPDEKIAQWVTEGEQYGDGQVDWYLTESWTQWYFTGDIETFEVSSTDDLRIFVDGIEVNTNSL
- a CDS encoding polysaccharide biosynthesis C-terminal domain-containing protein, producing MLALFAILQAVTKLTSNGLDYLGRAHSRALVKGLTAILNVGLNVLLIPTMGVVGAAIATIITYSMYTLANVYIIHQEFSLRVGFLARRLAAICAITSVMAIVVFAVTDYITSIPSLLLAVALGVAVWAVLSVATGLLDIADVRSNLQHS